The nucleotide window CTTCGGACTCACCCAAAAAAAAAGGACATGCCCCATTGCCAACTCCCCTTTCTTCTCCAATCTCCATGAAATTGAATCAGTGGAGGAGATAATGATTTTTTTCTCATACACATTTTATGCCCATTTGATTTCATTTAATGAATTACTTTCTAAGTCATGATCCCAAATTTCATTCTCATACCCATTTCATTTTATTCCCAACTCAATATTTTCTTGCTTAAATTGTTACTTTTCTTGTTGTTGTGGTGACGCAAATTCTTTCGGTTGCAGAATctaaaagatgaagaagaagttaCATTGTCTTTTAAAAATTGGGTTGGGATTAATAGGTTTTAAAATCCGGGGGGGGGGGGTTTTTTTTGGGCGGGTCAATCAAAACCTTATGGtggttttttctttttaatttagcaAGAATTTATATTTAGGTCAATGACACGATAACACATGAATCATtagatttttctatttcttttagaTAAGTCCTTTAGTAATAAGGGCATAATTTCGTCACTAAGATAACGGTGAAGTTATTTTTAGCTCAATAAGTGGATGAAGGTCATTTTTGTGTCAGATCGAATAGTTTAGGGGTAGTTTTGACTCTTTTCCGAATTTTCAATTGCATTGTAGTATACAATTATAAGTTTCAGCCTTTGAAAAAAAATTAGTTGAGGTAGTTGCTCGTTAATACTTTCCTCACATGAGATGGGCTATGATACTCACACGTTTGGGACTTACCTTGTTTGTGTTGAAATAGTACCCACTGGAATGGccatatttttgtaaaaatagccaGTGCCTTGGGGTGTTAAATTGAGCTTTACACATTTGATCGTACCACTagtcaaatatacaaaaatatacactAGTTTATCTAAAGAAAttatattatacattaatattcaaaaaaatataaatttttcaaCTATTATTTTGAGTGACGGATGTACTGTGCAAAAGTTCCTCTCAAATTTCAGGGGTGAAACTCCATGACAGTGGCTAATTTTCAATTATAGGGGCTAAAAAGTGTCTATTTATGAATTTTACCCCTTGTTTGTCCAATAACGTGGCTAGACAGCAATATTGGGCCTTATAGATGTACACAACACGGGCTGAAATTTTATTCTGCTAACTCGAGTTTCAGCCCACAGAATCCGAACCGCACAGAGCTCCTTGtctcatcctggccgttgatTATTCTTTATAAATGATTTAACACTTCCAGCAACTAGGGTTTTTATCTTCTGTCAGGGCAAGTGATTCCGGCACACTCACAGATCTGTCCGCCGTTGCCGAACACTCAGAGGTACTCTTCTCTCTCTCCCATTTCATCTTCAAAACTCACTTCCCCTCAAATTTACCCCAAATTTCCATTTGTTAAAGCAATTTATTATCTCTGTTTTACTAGTAAGAAAATATGCGTAAAACCGAATTTTAATACCTGAGAATTTACAGAAATAGACGTTTTCTGCTGCATTTTACTTGTTTAATTAGAAATGCATGAATTAGTTCAAATTTGTTATTTTAATCTTTCTGAAGTACCACTCCATAcagtataaataaaaaaatgacgAATGCTCATACTTCTGATATAGTTAATTAAGCAGGTAAACTAGCTGTATATCTCAATGCCTGTTTGATTGAAAGTCGTTCCTATATTGTATCATCAGGATAGAGCCTAAGAATTTCAGAAAAAgtgtcattttttaaaatttttatttcctAGTCGGTTAGTTTCTGCAGATTATTTATAGTGGTTTTAGGCTTATAGCTGAATCAGTTGATTGATTAGATCTGTGAAGATGTACACGTCAAGGCAAAAGATTCACAAAGACAAAGATGCTGAACCTTCTGAATTTGAGGAGTCCGTTGCACAGGTTTTGTGTTGTTCTTAGTTGACCGTTCTGGTTATTGTTTAGTTTCAATCCGTCCTTTGATAATTTTGTGTTTGTGGAATGAAGATATAAATTTTGTTGTTGAACAGGCTTTGTTTGACTTGGAAAACACCAACCAAGAGCTGAAAAGTGAATTGAAGGATCTATACATCAATTCAGCAGCGTAAGAGTGGTGTTAACAGATTTTTTGTTAGTAAATATGTATTGGATTGTTCTgtgataattaatttatttggCTGCTGCTGCAGTCAAATTGATGTGTCTGGAAGTAGGAAAGCTGTTGTTATTCACGTGCCATACAGACTGAGGAAAGCTTTCCGCAAGGTTCATGTCCGGCTTGTTAGGGAGTTGGAGAAGAAATTCAGTGGAAAGGTAACCATCTACCATTTTCTTCCTCTAGTGTATTATGCTTACTGCTGTCACTGACTTTTATATGTTTCAAGTTTGTACCTGGAAATCTATTCTTAAATTATGCCacatattgttattttatttaagaTTATTGACATTATAGTGATTTGCAAGAGTAGCATATGCATAATTCCAACGTTCAGTTGCCTTAAAAAAAGTCCACTGGTGAGTGTTAGAAAATATTGCCTACTTTGCTCACTGGATTCCACCAATGTATCTCTTCTATGATTGGGTAAAATAATATACTCCACCCTTATTTTATTTGTCCTCTTTGCACTATTCTCACCCTAATGCCACTCTGAAGAGTGGAAATTCGTCTAGGTATTAATTGTTGTACTCCAATCTTTGATGTTCTACACCTTGGGTTCATTCGCTGATGATTTGAAGTATTTTTATCCATGCATCTGTTGCTGTAGTAATTATTTATGCATAATGTTGGTATTCTGTGTACAGTTTAGGTTAGTAATGAATTAACTGGTGTGACTTAATTCTGAAATGATGCTTTATTAAATGGATACCAGTTTGCTTGCAGTGTGAGACATGGCTTACATGTTCAGTATTGAGTAGTCCGATATTCTTTTTATCATTATTCGATTTCTCTGAATATTCATGCAAGAATCCATCGGGATAATATGATTTTTTAGCAATTCCTGACATTCATTTCTTGTAGGATGTGATCTTCATTGCCACAAGGAGGATAGTTAGGCCCCCCAAGAGAGGCTCTGCTGCCCAGCGACCACGCAGCAGGACTCTTACTTCTGTTCACGATGCTATATTGGAGGACTTGGTTGTACCAGCTGAGATTGTTGGGAAGCGAACTAGATATCGTATTGATGGATCCAAGATAATGAAGGTATGACTGTTGAAATTAAATAGTCTTATCATGTTGCTTAACTGTTGTGGGTCTCCAATCCTACTTGGGAAACTGTAATTACTGGAGAAGTACCTATTTTTGAATTGGAAGATCCACTTTAACTATTTGTTTCTGAATGACTATTGACTCCTGGGTTATTTTAGTAGTAAATAAAGACATAATTTCAATCTGAAAAGAAGTTTCTGAAACATGTTTTAGTTTATTTATGTTTGTCACCTTTTCTCAGTCCTTCATCATTGTGCTTGTTTGTGCTGGACAGGTCTTCTTGGACCCCAAGGAGCGCAACAACACCGAGTACAAGCTGGAGACCTTTTCTGCAGTTTACAGGAAGCTTTCAGGCAAAGACGTCGTGTTTGAGTACCCCATCACAGAGGCTTAAAACATACAAAATAGTGGTCTTGATCTCTTCGATGCAGAACTATAAATTAGTGGCTACTTTATAAATTTTGGCATTTAAATTTTGTTTGGAAGGCAGAGGACAGTGTTAAAACTGGTTTTgagtttctgtggaattttgttcCAATCTGCTAGAAAGATAATTCAACTTGTTTTATAAATCTTTTACCGTGCTATTTCCACCATTTTATGCTGAACCTAGGTGTGATTATCTTTAGAGCTCGTTGATTTCCTGCTTGCAATTAATTCTGGTCCAACAGTATTCGTGCAATGTCCTATCCCTTTGTCCACCTATTGAGTTGCCATATCCTGTAGGTTTTTTTCTTGAGCGTGGGTTTGGTGATTTGAGGTGCATAATTATATGGCaaggtgtgatatgtttattgaTTTATTAGCTGCACTAGTTTTGTGATTGTTACATCAACTCTAAAAGTAACTTAAAAGCGTCTTCCTATGCAGCAGTTGCCTTATTTAGTACTCGACCAAGTTAAAATAATTTACTCTAGTTTTTGTGCCTATTTTGTATAAAAAATTGTTATGGAGGTCCTGAAACCAGTttttaactgatttttttttattctagttTTCCTACACTATAGTTTCACAAAAGTAGAACGTTCTAGTTTACGTCATGGAAGAAATTTTCCTTATGTTTCGCTACGGTTACTGATGGGAATCAAGTTATATACTGTACCGAGGCTTTTGTGGAATCCTTCGTTCAGACATATTGTTATTAATAATCCTGCTCTTTTACATATACTAATTGCTAAGATGCTTGTAATACTTAGTAATCATTTTCATTTGTTGCTAATTTTACTACGCTATAGTTGAAAGAACTTCTAGGACTCCCGTGTGAATGGAACATATAGAAGTTGTTTCCTAATGTTTATGATGTGAATCATTTTTCTCCTAGTATCAAAAGGTTAAAAAGTTACTTATCTTTGTATAGAACCACTTCTCACGATTTTTCTCTTATTTATCAAGTAGTTTGTATCAGCCTTTCTTCTGTGTAGATAGATTAAAGATTAGGGGTTATATTTGTGGTTATATGCATGTATTTATACGTGTGCCTGTGTGTAAATACAGGTATAGGCAGAAatataaataaagataaaattgAAGGTACCGATATGACATGATTGTATTGTCACTTTTTAAAAAATATCCAAAATTAGAAAGCTACTAGTTCCGTGAAGAAACTATGTTAAACTGATATGTACAACAGTATAATGTAAAGACAAATCGAATGAAGCTATGACTGGATGCATAATGAGGAAAATGTATGATACATCCTTTTGGTATATGAGATATATATTGGTCTAATTTTCGAATTCTCCTCCTGCAGCATCCTTATATGTTTGTAATTGTAAGTGCTGCAGTAATCCAACTTCTCATCCAGGAAGAGGCTGGTTCAATTCAAACTACCTGCATTATTTACCAATAGATTCTCATCAGTTGGCTCTAATTTAAACTTTTACAATGCTTCACTCTGTCGCTTAGGACATTTACAATGAATTGCCTATTCATCAATTTTGCCACggagaagaacaaaagagaaagaaaaccaCAAGCACATAACGATATTCTGATGATTCCACTGCAATTTCAGCAGTACTTAAGTCAAAAGGGTACAGAACGAGCAAGCAAAGATTCAAAACATATTCTTGTTTTTATTTCTATCATTTATGTGCCAGCAAAAGAAAACACAATAGAATTAGAAGAGAACTATCTCCAGAAAGAGTGATTGAGTGGCAAATGTGTTTCTTTGTATACTCATTTTAAGATCAATCTGCCCAAGACGCACATGCACATAGGAGTGAGCAGAAACACCTATATTGAAATTAGAATCCAAGGATACTTCAGTCAACAACTTCTGTATACATGTGAGATTCTTCACTCAACCATCCCAGGGGGCTGTGatgagaagatgatgatgaaacaTAGGAGTTAACTAAAACATAAGGACTTATAATGAATGGTCTAATTAGCAGGCGTACCTCAAGACAAGATCACTAAACCAAGATATGTGGCTCCACAGAGAAACAAGAAAGAAATGAGTCCCCTGCAAGTGACATTCCCTTAAGCAAAAGAACTACTAGGAGTTTTATTAAAGGAAGTCAGATGGTTTGCTGCTTTTTTAAGTTATAGGTGAACTCACCAGATGATCCCCCAGCCAACACCAGTACAAGGACAGGGACACACTTCAGCAAACTTCTCAGCATCACTGTGGTGTACTCTTCGTGATATCAGATCATCGTAGATATCTGTATAAATTTAAAACATGTCCAGGCATCAATATGTTAATGTAAAATTTTATCAAATGAAGAAGGGTGTGAAAAAGTGTGGGCCTACCATACACAGAAAATAAGCTGTTCATTACACCTGCATTTCATTAACATTTTAATGAGTAAAAGAAAAGCTTACACACTGGAAAGAAGTCCTATGGTGCATGAAACTTTGCATAAAGGCAAAGGGACTGAAAGTTACCAATGAACAGAATGATGTACCGCAGAATTTTAATCTTTGTTGTTTCTTGCAGAATCCATACAACAGCAAGGAAGAGAACAAATCCTGACGGTTTGAGGTTCAAATATCAGTTTGGCCTAGTTTTCATAGTCTCAAAATATTATAAAAACCTTGTTGGCTGAATGATCTTACCAATACAAAGGCCGCGGAGTGTCCACTGCAGAAAAGAGACATGACATGATCAGTAAGACAAGTACTGCAACTTCATCATAGAACCATGCATATTAAGACCATTGTTATTTAAGAGATCCAATATCAACTAGCTCAAGCTAAAAAAATGTCTCAGTCCTGTTGCAAAGGAGACACTGAGATAATAATTACATTTCAGAACACCTGCTCC belongs to Nicotiana tabacum cultivar K326 chromosome 6, ASM71507v2, whole genome shotgun sequence and includes:
- the LOC107823503 gene encoding small ribosomal subunit protein eS7, which encodes MYTSRQKIHKDKDAEPSEFEESVAQALFDLENTNQELKSELKDLYINSAAQIDVSGSRKAVVIHVPYRLRKAFRKVHVRLVRELEKKFSGKDVIFIATRRIVRPPKRGSAAQRPRSRTLTSVHDAILEDLVVPAEIVGKRTRYRIDGSKIMKVFLDPKERNNTEYKLETFSAVYRKLSGKDVVFEYPITEA